The genome window GGCCGGCCCCTCCCGGCCCGACGCCACGGCCTGGGCGGCCATGGCCCTCCACGCCGGCGGCGGCCCGCCCGAGATGGTCACGGCCGCCCGGGGCACCCTGGCCGGGGCGCAAACCCCGGACGGCCGCGTGCCCTATCTGCCCGAGCGGCCGGAAACCGGCTGGCCCACGGCCCTGGCCCTGGCCGCCTGGCTGCCCGACCCCGATTTCACCGACCAGGCGGCCCGGGCCGCCGCCTGGCTGCTGGGCCATCCGGGCAAGGCCTGGCCAGGGGACAAAAACGGCATCTTCGGCCACGATACGAGCCTTGCGGGCTGGAACTGGATCGAGGGCACCCATTCGTGGGTGGAGCCCACGGCGCAGGTCATGCTGGCCCTGTCCGCCCTTCCCGCGCCGCCCGAGCCGGCCCTGGCCGAGGGCGCCCGGTTGCTCGTCGACCGCCAGTTGCCGGGCGGCGGCTGGAACTACGGCAACACCCGGGTGTTCCGCAACATCCTGCTGCCCATTCCCGAATGCACCGG of Solidesulfovibrio sp. contains these proteins:
- a CDS encoding prenyltransferase/squalene oxidase repeat-containing protein; the encoded protein is MEPDTLGPYWRQLLERAAPDGGFAAAPAGPSRPDATAWAAMALHAGGGPPEMVTAARGTLAGAQTPDGRVPYLPERPETGWPTALALAAWLPDPDFTDQAARAAAWLLGHPGKAWPGDKNGIFGHDTSLAGWNWIEGTHSWVEPTAQVMLALSALPAPPEPALAEGARLLVDRQLPGGGWNYGNTRVFRNILLPIPECTGHALAALAGRAEPETVAASLAYLAGPDCASPTPLAAAWRAFGLGAWGRADAAVLGNLAVTLARQERHGPYDTALVAQLLAAAASRGRFSAIVARSAHA